From the genome of Nakamurella flavida:
GCCGTGCTGCTGGATCCCAAGGCCATCACCAAGGAGAACGTCAAGGACGTCATCGACGGCGGCGCCGTGTCCGCCGCCGAGCTGTGCACCGGCGACTACGCCGCCAAGTGCACCGAGGCCGGCATCAGCTGACCCTGGGCTTCCGCCCCGTGTGAACGACCCTCCCGATGGCGACGAGCAGCACGCTCGTCGCCATCGGGCGGTCCGCCCCGTGTCACCCCCGCCGCGCGGCTCCACCCGTTCGGCACCGACTCTCCCGAAGAGGATCCCGCCCGCATGACCCAGACCCAGACGCCGGTGCTCCAGCTCACCGGGGTGAACAAGAGCTTCGGCGCCGTGCAGGTCCTGCACGACGTCGACCTGAAGATCTACCCCGGGCAGGTGACCGCGCTCGTCGGCGACAACGGCGCCGGGAAGTCCACCCTGGTCAAGTGTGTCGCCGGTATCCACGGCATCGACAGCGGTGAGTACCTCTTCGAGGGCAAGCCCGTGTCGGTCGGCAGTCCCCGCGACGCCGCCGCGCTGGGCATCGAGATCGTCTACCAGGACCTCGCGCTGTGCGACAACCTCGACATCGTCCAGAACATGTTCCTGGGCCGCGAGCCCAAGGCCGGTCTGGTCCTCGACGAGGCGCAGATGGAGATCAAGGCCCGGGAGACCCTGGCCTCCCTGTCGGTCCGCACCATCTCCTCGGTCCGCCAGCTGGTCTCCAGCCTCTCCGGCGGGCAGCGGCAGACCGTGGCCATCGCCAAGTCCGTGCTGTGGAACTCCAAGGTCGTCCTGCTCGACGAGCCCACCGCCGCCCTGGGTGTCGCCCAGACCCGCCAGGTCCTGGACCTGGTCCGCCGACTGGCCGACAACGGCCTCGGCGTCCTGCTCATCAGCCACAACATGAACGACGTGCTCGAGGTGAGCGACCGCATCACGCCGCTGTACCTGGGCCGGGTGGCCGCCGACGTCGCCGCCAAGGACGTCACGAACCGCGAGATCGTCGAACTGATCACCACCGGCCGTTCCGGCAACCACGGACTGGCCCCCGCCGTTGCGCAGGAGTCCGCATGAGCACCCCCACCACCACCCCGCCGCCGTCCGGCAAGGGCCGCACCGATGTCGAGGCACGGGCCGGGTTCGCCGCCGACGCCAAGGGCCCGGTCTCGCTGGGCGCCTACGTCCAGGGCTACCGCGACAAGGTCCGCTCCGGTGACGTCGGGTCGCTGCCGGCCATCCTCGGCCTGCTCGCCCTCATCATCGTGTTCACCATCGCCCGGCCGAGCACTTTCCCGACCGCGCTGAACTTCGCCAACCTGATCACCCAGGCCGGGTCGATCTGCGTGCTGGCCATGGGCATCGGCTTCGTGCTGCTGCTCGGCCACATCGACCTGTCCGCCGGTGTCATCGGCGGCGTCGGCGCCGGCTCCATGGGCATGCTCATCCTCAAGGAGGGCTTCCCCTGGTACGTGGCCGTGCTGGCCGCGCTGCTCATCGGCGTGATCATGGGTCTGATCACCGGTTGGCTGGTCTCCACCATCGGTATCCCGAGCTTCGTGGTGACGCTGGCGTTCTTCCTGGCCTGGCAGGGCGTGCTGCTGTGGATCATCGGCACCGGTGGCACCGTCCCGATCAACGAGCCGGTGATCGTCGGCATCGCCAACAACAACGTCCCGGTGGTCGTCGGCTGGGTGCTGGTGGTGCTCTCCATCGCCGCGTACGCCGGGGTCAGCCTGGCGGTCTGGCAGCGCCGTCGGTCCCGCAACCTGGTCAGCCCGCCGCTCGCGGTCATCGTGCTGCGCATCGCGTTCATCGCCGCCCTGCTCATCGCCGCCACCGCCGTGCTGAGCGTCAACCGGGCCCGGGTGGCCACCATCCAGCTCGAGGGCATCCCGTGGGTCGCCCCGCTGGTCGCCGTCCTGCTGATCATCTGGACGTTCGTGCAGAACCGCACCGCCTTCGGTCGGTACGTCTACGCGGTCGGCGGGAATGCCGAGGCGGCCCGCCGCGCCGGCATCCGGGTCGGCCGGATCACCGTGTGGTGCTTCGTCATCAGCTCGGGCATGGCCGTGATCTCCGGCATCATCGCCGCCTCCCGGCTGAACTCGGTCACCCCCGACGCCGGCGCCGGCAACACCCTGCTGTACGCGGTGGCCGCAGCCGTCATCGGTGGCACGTCGCTGTTCGGCGGCAAGGGCAAGGCCCGCGACGCGATCATCGGTGGTCTGGTCATCGCCGTCATCAACAACGGTCTGGGCCTGCTCGGCTTCGAGGCCAAGGTCAACTACCTGGTCACCGGCCTGGTGCTGCTCGTCGCCGCGAGCGTCGACGCCATCAGCCGCCGCCGCCGGTCCAGCGCCGGCCGCTGATCCTCCGCAAGGGGTGAGGGACGGGCCGCCCACGCGGCCCGTCCTTCCGGGCGGCGCAATCCTGCGCCCGGCGCCACCGGGTGGACGGCTCCGTGGTGAACGTTCACCCGGAGGGTCGCGGACCTGGACCCGCCGGCTGTCATGATCGACTTCGGGTGCGACGGCCGGGCATCCGACACAGCAGGAGAGGGGCGTCGGGATGGCATCACCACTGGCGCACCCGGTGCACCTGCGCACCGCCCCGGCCCGCGCCGACCAGGCGACCGTGCGCCGTCTCAACCTCTCCCTGCTCATCGGCACCCTGGCCGGGGGCGGGCCGCGGTCGCGGGCCCGGCTGGCCGAGGACACCGGCCTGACCAAGGCCACGGTGTCCAGCCTGGTCGCCGAGCTGACCGAACTCGGCCTGGTCACCGAGGGCGACGCCGGGGAGCCGCACCGCGGCCTGGGGCGCCCCGGGAGGGTCCTCCACCTCAACGCCGACGCGCTGCGGTGCGTCGGCGTGGAGGTCAACATCGACTTCCTGGCCGCCGTCGTGCTGGACCTGGCCGGCCGCGTGCTGGCCCGCCGCCGCATCGGCCTGTCCGTGGTCGAGCTCGGCCCCGCCCGCACCATGGGCCGGGTGGCCGAGCTGGTCCGTGAGCTCGTGGACGGGTTGGGGGCCGATCCGACGCAGGTGCACAGTGTGGTCGTGTCGTTGCCCGGCCTGGTCGAGGTGTCCGCCGGCATGCTCGCCTTCGCCCCCAACCTGTCCTGGCGGGACGTGGACATCGCCCACACGTTGAGCGGCCGGCTCGGTTGGCCCGACGTGCGGGTCGCCGTCGACAACGACGCCAATCTCGGTGCCATCGCGGAGTACGCGGCCGGGGGCGAGGCCGGCTCCCCCCACCTGGTCTACCTCGCCGGTGAGGCCGGTGTCGGGGCCGGCATCATCGAGGCCGGCCAGATCCTCCGCGGTGCCTCGGGTTTCGCGGGCGAGGTCGGCCACATCCCGGTCGGCCCGGCCGCCGCCCAGTGCGGATGCGGCCGGCGGGGCTGCTGGGAGACCGGGGTGGGGCTGGCCGCGTTGCTGGCCGCGTTCCCGATCGACGACGAGGTGCGCGACCCGACCGTCGACCTGACCGCCCGCCTGGAGGAGGTCGCCCGCCGCGCCGACCGCGGTGACCCCCGGGCGGAGACGGCGCTGGCCGACCAGGGTCGCTGGCTCGGTATCGGCTGTGCCCTGCTGGCCAATGTGCTCGACCCGGAGGTCATCGTCCTGGGCGGTCACTACCCGCCGCTGCGGCGGCACCTCGAGGGCTCGATGCGCGCCGAGATGACCGCCCGCACCCT
Proteins encoded in this window:
- a CDS encoding ATP-binding cassette domain-containing protein is translated as MTQTQTPVLQLTGVNKSFGAVQVLHDVDLKIYPGQVTALVGDNGAGKSTLVKCVAGIHGIDSGEYLFEGKPVSVGSPRDAAALGIEIVYQDLALCDNLDIVQNMFLGREPKAGLVLDEAQMEIKARETLASLSVRTISSVRQLVSSLSGGQRQTVAIAKSVLWNSKVVLLDEPTAALGVAQTRQVLDLVRRLADNGLGVLLISHNMNDVLEVSDRITPLYLGRVAADVAAKDVTNREIVELITTGRSGNHGLAPAVAQESA
- a CDS encoding sugar ABC transporter permease, whose product is MSTPTTTPPPSGKGRTDVEARAGFAADAKGPVSLGAYVQGYRDKVRSGDVGSLPAILGLLALIIVFTIARPSTFPTALNFANLITQAGSICVLAMGIGFVLLLGHIDLSAGVIGGVGAGSMGMLILKEGFPWYVAVLAALLIGVIMGLITGWLVSTIGIPSFVVTLAFFLAWQGVLLWIIGTGGTVPINEPVIVGIANNNVPVVVGWVLVVLSIAAYAGVSLAVWQRRRSRNLVSPPLAVIVLRIAFIAALLIAATAVLSVNRARVATIQLEGIPWVAPLVAVLLIIWTFVQNRTAFGRYVYAVGGNAEAARRAGIRVGRITVWCFVISSGMAVISGIIAASRLNSVTPDAGAGNTLLYAVAAAVIGGTSLFGGKGKARDAIIGGLVIAVINNGLGLLGFEAKVNYLVTGLVLLVAASVDAISRRRRSSAGR
- a CDS encoding ROK family transcriptional regulator, which produces MASPLAHPVHLRTAPARADQATVRRLNLSLLIGTLAGGGPRSRARLAEDTGLTKATVSSLVAELTELGLVTEGDAGEPHRGLGRPGRVLHLNADALRCVGVEVNIDFLAAVVLDLAGRVLARRRIGLSVVELGPARTMGRVAELVRELVDGLGADPTQVHSVVVSLPGLVEVSAGMLAFAPNLSWRDVDIAHTLSGRLGWPDVRVAVDNDANLGAIAEYAAGGEAGSPHLVYLAGEAGVGAGIIEAGQILRGASGFAGEVGHIPVGPAAAQCGCGRRGCWETGVGLAALLAAFPIDDEVRDPTVDLTARLEEVARRADRGDPRAETALADQGRWLGIGCALLANVLDPEVIVLGGHYPPLRRHLEGSMRAEMTARTLAGSCRVEFSRLGFDAASLGAAHAGIRALLDDPTQARPGAA